In Microbulbifer sp. THAF38, the sequence GATTTAGAAAGCAAAGAGATGGGAACACTCCGGCGTAAAGAGACTAATCAGCAGCTCCTACACACGTCTATCGCTATAACACCGTCCAGAGATAATCTGGGCATTGTTGAGGGTAGTATGTGGCAGCGAGATAAGGAATCAAGTGCTAATTCTCGCTATACCAAGTCGATACAAGATAAAGAAAGTCGACGGTGGCTAGACCATTACGAATCAGCTTGCCAAATACAGGAGCGCTGCCCTGAAACCACGATTGTGAGCATTGCAGATAGAGAGGGAGATATTCATGAGTGGTTTCAGTTAGCTGAAGACCAAAATGAACAGCGTCGTGCGAGCTATATTGTTCGAGCCAAGGCCAATCGTAGCTTAGAGATCGCTGGAGAAGATACGACTCTACTTTGGGACTACATGACCAAACAGAAACCTGTCGGGAAATACACAGTAAATATCCCAAAGCGGAATGGAGAGCAGGAAAGGGAAGCCAAGGTCAGTATATCCACTGCGGATGTAGGATTACTGGGAAAAGGAAAATCGAAACGAGCTCTTTCTCTCTATGTTGTATTTGCTAAGGAATTCAATCCACCAGAAGGAACGAAAGGCATTGAGTGGATGCTGCTGACAGATCTTCCAGTTGAAGACTTCAAGCAAGCGAGGATTATCATTGAGTGGTATCGAAGCCGGTGGGAAATTGAAACCTATTTTCGAGTGGTGAAAGGCGGATGTGAGATAGAAAGCAATCGCTTCAGAACAGAGCAGCGAATGTTGAACTGTATTGCGATCTATATGATTATTGGGTGGCGCCTACATTCGATGACTACACGAGCACGAAGACTTCCAGATACACCATGTGCTAGCGTTTACTCTGAAAAAGAATGGCGCATGATATGGATGATGCGAGATAAAACTACCCCACCCAACGAACCTCCAAGTATGAGGGCGATAACTCGCATGTTGGCAGGTCTAGGAGGTTTTCTGGGGCGTAAAGGGGATGGTGAGCCAGGGGTTAAAACTGTTTGGCAGGGATACACTAAACTGCTTCATTATATGGAGGCAGCGGAGGCTTTAAGTGGGGTTAAATGATGTGTATAAAACACAGGCTCAGCGTTATGTGTCAATGAGTAGGAAATATGATTGATGTCATTGATGGATTTAAAGCAGGTGGTTGCGGTAAAATTTTTATCAGACACTTACTGAAGCTTATTTTTACACTGTGTGTCTCGATAGTTCTTGTAGGGTTGATTCGCTTCTTACTTGGGAAAGATGAGATAATACCTCTTGGTGCTGAATCCATAGGCGTTTTAATAGCTTTGGTATTAATGCACCTAGTTGATTTCATGCGTGCGGTAATTAAAAATGGCGAGCATTCTGATATACCCCCAGCCACATAACCAGGCCAAGCAGGCTCGCCCAGCCCCTGTGGGGCTAGGCTGGACAGCCTACGCAGCGCGCTTCGCACGCAAACGCTCCGGTTGCCCCTGTTGGCAACGTTATACGTTAGGAGCTATGAAAGCATTTCTATTATCTCTGGCGCTCTTGATCTCAAGCTTTCAGGCTCTTGCTGAAGAATCATGTGAGCGTAATGTTCAGGATGATGGAGCGAGAAAAGCAGCAATTAGTTTCTTATCTCGTCAAGAGTATGTGGATGAGTATGAGAGATATCCCGAATCCACAATAGAGTCAGGCTGTTTCTGGATTGTTTCGTTTAAGCATAAAGACTGGAAAACTAGAAAGCCCTCGCGTGGCAAGGTGAGTGTTCATAAAACAACAGGGGAAACAAAGTGGCTTCCTTCAAGGTAAAAACGTATAACAAGCGGCAGCAGCATCGGCCCTTCGGGCCTGGACTCGCTACACTGCGTTTCGCTCGCCGCTGTGCCGGACGTTAACTGTACATGATCAAGAAAGAGATACATTTAGGGGCTCTAGAATCCAAGTTCTATGAAGAGAATGGAGAGGAGTATTACAAGGTTAATGCGATCTTCGGATCACCGATCTCATGGAGCTTCAACAATCCACTCAGCCGTATTCAAGTCGAAGAGTGTTCAGAAAGTTGCCTAATAATTCATGGAAAATACATGAGCTTGAAAATGGAGTTTTCTGAACTTTCACCAGGTCTTCAAAAATGTCGAGTAAAACCATACTTACTCGGCTTTTATCCAATAGGTGTCTACTTTGGTGAAATATCCTGTTCTAATAAAAGGCACCTACTTGAGCGCTTCGTTCACAGTTAACAAAGCAATGCAGCCGACGTCTTACTTTGTACACTTTTTGCACGGTCACTGCTCTTCCATTTTCGTACAAAAAGTGTACAAAGTAAGCCGTGTCTGATTACGGCGTTATGGTGCCGGTCGGTATTTTTAGATTTTCGAGGTTGCTGAAAATTCAGTGTCGCAAAATAGCTTCCAACATTGAGCCAATTTGGCCGGTTGCTATTCAATCAAGTTCGTTCCTAGAGTGTTCGTTCTGGTTAAGTAGAAGAGGGTGCTCCCGAGTAATCTTGTGGAGTGCCAGTAAGAGAATAAAGAGTTGGGGAAAGCGCGGCATTCTTTCCTAGTAAATTTAGGCAGTGGCCAGCCAAGCCGTGGCTGGCAAAGTGCTAGTGGTAGGTTCCGAGTGCGCCAGCCATAACCAGGCTAGGCAGGATCGCCCAAGGCCCTGCGGGGCCTTGGGCTGGACAGCCTACGCTGCGCTCCGGCTGCCCCTGCTAGCGGCGTTAAAGGGCTAATTATGTATCGAGCAGTATTCGTGGTTTTTACAGTTTTACTACTATCTAGTTGTGTTGGTTTAGCTGTTGGCACTTTTGGAAAAAAGGAGTGGGCTAGAGCCGATTTTCGTCTAGGCAAAGAGCGAAATCAGTTTGTCTTTGAGAAAAAAAATGAACCGTATAAGGAAGAGGAAATAATCGAATATTGGGGGCGGCCAGACTCCGTAGATACGTTCAAAGAGTGTAAAATTTTAATTTATAAAGGTGGAACCTCTTGGGCGGGCGGTGGAGCATTTGTAGGGATCGTACCAGTACCTCTTCTAGTTCCAACTGGCACATACAAAAATCGGTTTTACCTGCAAAACAACTCTGCAATAGGCCTTGTTCAAGAGTATGGTGAGGTAGATCGTGCGGTTGGTTATACCTGTGGTAGCAACGAATGCATAACAAGCTCTGGTGAAAAAGTAAATGAGCCAGAAATTAATGCTCAGGAGGCAATTGAACAGTGGTGTGCTACATCCCTTTAACATGTTTAGGCACCTGACGCCTACGGCGCAAGTGCTAAAAGCGTTATTGTGGCGGTCGATTTTATTGATTTTTCGTAGTAACTGAAGGTTTAGTGCCACTAAATAGCACCCAGTATTGAGCAGTTTTTATTGATTGCTATTCAAGCAGTTTCGCTCCTAGAGCGTTCGCTCAGGTGCTGTAAAAAGAGGCAGTCCGCAGCAATTTCGTGGAGTGCCAGTAAGATAGGAATTGGTTGGGGAAAGTGCGGTATTCTTTCCTCGTAAATATTGGGCAGTGGCCAGCCAAAGTTGGCTGGCAGAGAGCAAGTAGGTTGTTCAGTGCGCGCCAGCTATAACCAGGCCAAGCAGGCTCGCCCAGCCCCTGTGGGGCTAGGCTGGACAGCCTACGCAGCGCGCTTCGCACGCAAACGCTCCGGCTGCCCCTGTTGGCAACGTTAACACTCTATGAACGATCATACTCCGTACCAAGAAAGATTAAATAGAATTCCGGATTTCATTGTGGAGTATGAGATAGATCTGTGTGAGGAATTGAAAGAGGCTAAACCGGGGCAAGGAATGCGAGCGGATTTCCTCTACGACGGAGATGATCCACAAGTAGAAGGAGTACATATGATTTGGCCAGAATTACTTGATAAAAATGGCGAGGTTGTCATAGATACAACACCTGGCAACATTGCCAAGCGAGGCAAAGCAAATATGTGGGTCGTTGATGAAGCGCGGCGTCCATATCATGCAGAACGTATAAAAATTGGCACAAAAGGCACTTGGTGGCGGGGCGGCCGTATTGCCAATGTTACAGTCGTAAGTGCCGAGGGGCTAAAGTGTTAACAAAGCCAGGCAGTGAAGCTCCGGGCCTTCGGCCCTCCGCGGGACAGCTTACCTTGTGCACGTTTTGCGCAGGTCGCTTCGCTCCCATTTTCGCGCAAAACGCGCACAAGGTAATCTGCCCCTGCTGGCGGCGTTATGTTTCGAATGAGAAATAAATGATGAATCTTGGGTCGAAAGTAAAGCTTGTATCCTTTAATGGTGATTCTTTATCACCGCAAGACTGTGATCCTGCTGAGAACTACTGGAGATTGATAGGAGCGTACGGAACAATCGAAGAGTTAGAAAACTCTCGTGGGCGAGTTCTTGTGAGGTTCGAAAGAAATTTAAGTGAAATGGGGTTGCACTGTCACAATCCCTCTCCAAATAGCTTGTATATATTGCCATCAGATCTTGAAGTGAGGTCGTAGTGGCGTGAAACATAACAAGCACCGGCACAAGCGCGCACTTCGTGCGCTGGACTCGCAACAAGTTGCTCGCCTGTGCGGTGAGCGTTAAGTGTATGAGTATGAGGATAGCTTCAATAGTGGCGCTCTTGTTGATGTCTCAGGGGGTTAGTGCTGAGGTATCAGATAAAATTCCATCTTTTGTTGGAATGTGGGTGCAAGCTGTAGTTTTTGGTGTGGTCTTTTTGTTTGCCTCATTCAAAAAGCCGTGGTGTGTATTATTGGGTTTGCTGTTTTCATTGTTCTTGGCATCCGGGTTCTATGACATGGCAAATGACAGGTTTATGTATTTGGCTGTTATTAAAGAGCAGGGAGAGCTTTATTTTCTCAATGGCTATGCTTCCTCTTTTGCGGTCGGGGTTCTAGCACTCTTGGGCTTAATAATTAATCGGAGCGTTAATGCAAGGAAAAACACTTAACAAAGGTAGGCAAGGTCGCGCTTCGCGCTTGACCTCGTCGCTATCGCTTCTCGGCACTTGCTACCGGCGTTAAGCGTCTAGAGAGATATGAGCAAATCTATAGTAATACTTGGAGCTGTAACGATATTTCTGATATTGGCATTTAGCGTTGTCAATATTCAGCAAGGTGGAAAAAATTACGCCCAGCTCAAAAATGAGGTTTCGGACTCTGCCAAAGCGGACGCTGAAAGTGAGCTTGCTAAAGGCCAATTTGATATTCTGGCTGAAGCTTATGGCTTCGGTGATGGCGGTAGAAAAGTTCCTGGCATAGGTTTTGAACAATATAGCAAGTGCCTCAGTAAATTCGCTCCTCTGAGAATTTACTTGCGTTCAGGCGATGTCGCATGGGAAAAGAGCGAGATTGAACTCATTAAAGAGCTAACAGAATCACCAAAGTCCACACATACATATGCGGAATCTTTCAATCTCAGGAAATTTAAGTGGCTTATGGAGAGCGGCTCATTCCGATGCGCTTAACCAAGCAATGCGGCCGACGTCTTACTTTGTGCACTTTTTGCACGGTCGCTGCGCTCCCATTTTCGTGCAAAAAGTGCACAAAGTAAGCCGCGGCTGATTGCGGCGTTAAGGCAAGTAAATGAAATACCTACTACTTTTAATCGCGTTTATTTCATTTCCTGCTTTTTCGTGGGAATGTCCTCAGTTTGGGAATAGTACGGATGTTTCCACGCATTGGCATGCAGCTACTGATGTGATATTTGGCCGCGTTAAGAGTGGCTCAATAGTTGAAGATCCCGCTGTAACTTATGATCAAATTTATGAATTTGAGGTCTTTCATACTCTAAAAGGCAAACCTGAAAGTGGAAAATTCAATTTTCAGGTGGAGAAAGGGCCGGGTATAGATGGCTTAATGATTGGTCAAAGCTATATCTTATTTTTCTATAGTAATTCTAAAAGAATAGATTTTTGTAGTATACAAATTGAGCTTTCAAGTCACATCAATGATCTAGTAGAGCTAAAATTTTCTAACTCTAGAAGTGATGTATGGTACTCGCGACCACTAAAGGAGCTTCTGGACCTGTGGCACGCCCAGCCTTAACAATCACAGGCAGTATGCTACGGCCCTTCGGGCCTCCGCGGGACGGCTTACCTTGTGCACATTTTGCTCGGGTCGCTTCGCTCTCATTTTTGCGCAAAAGGCGCACAAGGTAAGCCGCCCCTGCTGTGGGCGTTATTGTGGCGGTCAATTTTCAGATTTTCTGTAGCTGCTGCAAGCATCAACTTCTATCTGAGCACTCTTTTCCTGAGAGTTTTCCTGCAATCTGGTACCGTAGTTTCGCTCCAGTGCCATCGTTTTAAGTCAGCAAGCCCTGCAAGCCAGCTACACCATCATGGAGTGCCAATCAGATAGTTAACCGGTTGGGAAAGTATGGTATTTTCTCCTGTAATTTTATCGGGCAGTGGCCAGCCAAAGTTGGCTGGCAGAGAGCAAGTAGGTCGTTCAGTACGCGCCAGCTATAACTAGGCCAGGCAAGATCGCCCAGCCGGAGGCTGGGCTGGACAGCCTACGCTTCGCTTCGGCTGCCCTTGCTGGCAACGTTATACATCAGGTCACACATGAGCCTTTATGAGCTAATTCAGAATACGATTCGGGTGGTTCCTGTTGTGGTATTGTTGCCAGCCTTTCTATATCTACTTAGGCTTAAGTGGTACCAGCGTTTTGGAGTAATGTTTGTCTTGGGATGGGTGGTGTTCGCAGCCTCGACATTGTTGTTCTGGAGCTATTCAATTAACTATGCACCCACTCAAGAAACCATGACAGATCTTGCCCAACGAGATGGTGCGCCGAGGTTATTTGGCACATTGTTTGGTTGGGCCTTTGGTCTTATTCTGCTGTTTATATTTGAAGCGACAAGGTTAATCTATATTGGATTCAACCCACTAATTAGCCGGCTAAGGTAAGAAAATGCATAACAAAGCCGGGCAGTTTGCTCCAGGCCTACGGCCCTCCACGGGACGGCTTACCTTGTGCACCGTTTGCGCGGGTCGCTGTGCTCCCATTTTCGCGCAAATGGCGCACAAGGTAAGCTGCCCCTGCCGGCGGCGTTAACTGTAATTGAGAGTTATGGAATTAGACGAAGCAATCAAATCATTTAATGAGCTGTTGTCCAAATACGGAGTTAAGGGCTGGAAACTGAGTGAGGTAAGAACTGCTTCCTCAGCACGTAATGTGCTTAGTAAATTTGGTGGAATGGGCAGCATAAATGATATTTATATTTGCGCTGCCAATGGCCATAACATCAAGCCTGAGCATGAAATGCAAGCCAATACAGAGTTACATGAATTATTAGAGCGTATTTATGAGCTCTGTAAAGCTAAGGCTCAGTAATGTCAGATTCACAGTTAACAAGGGCCAGCAACGGACTGTCAAAAGTGTCACTTAAATTGCTGGCGCAATTACGTGCCACTTTTGCCAGCCGCTGTGGTGGGCGTTATGTGATTCGGAGAGTATGTAGTGATTTACGGTTTAATCGGCATTGTCTTTTTCGTGTGGGTAATCTTCTTCGGTGGAGCTAGTCGATTGGAGAATACGTTGGTCGGTTACTTTGAGTTCGGCCAAGCTGGAGAGAAAGCCATCTATATTAAAATGGTGTCTTGGATCGGCCTGGTATTTTCTGTGGGTTTTCTGTTTTTTGGCAGCTCTAGCTAGGCGTGTGCGAGTATCACATAACAAGCAGCGGCAGAGCGACAGCCAACGCTACGCACCTTTTGTGTTACTCGCTGGCGCTCAAACATTAACACAAAATGCGCTCCGCGCTGGCTGCGCCTGCGCTGGGCGTTAACTGTACTGGTGAAATTATGACTAGGGGAAAAGGGATAGCATTGAGGCTCGCATTAGTGGTCGTACTTGCAACTGCTATTTCATTTTTCTTTGAAATTAGTTTCTATATGAGTGTTGTTATAGTTGCAGCTCTAGGAGTTTTTGGCGAAATGGTACATATGCCTGAAAATATGCCAGGAGCTACCGACAACCCAGAAGGAAAAGAAGCTCATCCAATTAAGGCAATGGCCATTGGGGTACTTGTTGTATTTGTTTTACTGTTTGTGGGTTTTCTGTTTCCAGAGGTATACCGTTATGGTTTCGGTACATACAGTTAACAAGCCGCAGCAATCGCTCCCTTTGGTCGCTGGGACAGCCAAAACGCTACGCTTATTTGTCTGCCCTTGTGCGGGGCGTTAGGCACTGGAAGGAGATTCAGTGGGTTATCACGTATCAATATTGAGAACTGAGGATAAAGTTCAGAGAAATATTGAAATTAGCGAGATTCATAGGGCTATTTCCTCTGAATGGAAATTCGATACGAAACATAAATGTTTTGAGAAGATAGGAAAAGATAACGAGATCTGCGTTTTGTGGTACTCAAATGGTGAGCTTTGGGCAAAAAATCCATCTCAATGGGCCATAACTCAAATGCTCGACCTTGCGGATAGTTTAGGTGCCCGTGTCAGAGGTGATGAGTTCGAAACTTACATCTCCAATAATAATACCTATCTTCACCCTGATGATATTTCTCTTATCAAGAAAGCCAATAAAGCTGGCGAGGATCTCATCAAAGAGTCGTTGAGTGAGCAAAAAACAATCAGAGGAGTATTTATAGGCTTTTTCTTACTTATGGGCGCCATTGCTTTCGTAATTGGAAAAAACTTTGAGTAGTAACGGGCCTAACAAACCAATGCAGCTGACAGCCAACACTCCGCTTGCTTTGTGTTGCTCGCTGCGCTCACAGATTAACACAAAGTAAGCTCCATGCTGGCTTCAGCTGATTGGGGCGTTATTGTGGCGGTCAATTTTTAGATAGTTTGTAGTTGCTGTAAGTAACAATCTCTACCTGAACACACTTCACCAGAGAGTTCTCCTGCTAACTGGTACCGCAGTTTCTTTCAAGTGCCTTCGTTTTAAGTCAACAAGTTCTGCAAATTAGCTGCCGCATTGTAGAGTGCCAGTCAGATAGTTAATTGGTGGGGAAAGTATGGTACTTTTCCCTGTAAATTTATCGGGCAGTGGCCAGCCAAAGGTGGCTGGCAGAGAGCAAGTAGGTCGTACAGAGCGCGCCAGCTATAACCAGGCCAGGCAAGATCGTCCAGCCGGAGGCTGGGCTGGACAGCCTACGCTCCGCTTCGGCTGCCCTTGCTGGCAACGTTATGAGATTCGTGATGAAGCAAGCTTTTATTCTTTTGGTTTTTCTTGTTGTGTCTTGTGGTCGAGGAAATCCTGGAGACGGAATGGAGTCTGGTACTGACAAGTATGAATGGTCGATTCTTCAGAACCTTGAATACCAAAATAGAGATGTCAATAATTTGAAGTTCTCAATTATAGAAAAATATAATTATGCTATCGCACAGGTTCCAAATGAATCTGGCGTGGGTGCTTTCTATATAATGCTCAATCCAAAGGCGCCTCCCTTCTACAAGCAGATGCCATCTAAACAATATAGTTTGAGCGATGAAAGGTTTTCTGTGATTCAGTCTCACCCAAAGACCATTACTACAGTTGAGATGGCGGTTAGATCGCATGTCGCGGAGTAAATCTCATAACCAGGCCAGGCAAGATCGCCCAGCCGGCGGCTGGGCTGGACAGCCTACGCTCCGCTTCGGCTGCCCTTGCTGGCAACGTTATTGGTCGCTCGCTCCAGTTTTGCGGGGGGTCAATAAAGGATAGCAGGTGATTATTAGTTTGCTGTATAAAAAAACAGTATTGGCGGGAAAGCCCATAGCCAACGGTTCGACCTTCATGTAAGCTTCGAACCTAGTGCTGCTAGTTTCTCTCTCCGAATCGTGGTAGACAATAAAAGAAAGATATTTGTAGTGAATTTGTACACAGTGCCACGAGCAACAAATAACAACCCGATTATGCGGAAACCTAAAAGTTGTCATTCCCTTTGCTTGCGCAAAGGCACTGCCAACTTTCTTAACGGTTCCGCATATCTATTTTCGTTATTGTGGCGGTCAATTTTAGATGTTTTGTAGCTGCTGCAAGCATCAATCTCTATCTGAGCACACTTTTCCTGAGAGTTTTCCTGCAAGCTGGTACCGCAGTTCCGTTCCAGTGCCTTCGTTTTCAGTCAGTAAGCCCTACAAGCCTGCTAGGACATCGTTGAGTGCCAATCAGATAGATATCCGGTGGGGAAAGTATGGTATTTTCCCCTGTAAATTTATCGGGCAGTGGCCAGCCAAAGTTGGCTGGCAGAGAGCAAGTAGGTCGTTCAGTGCGCGCCAGCTATAACTAGGCCAGGCAAGATCGCCCAGCCGGAGGCTGGGCTGGACAGCCTACGCTCCGCTTCGGCTGCCCTTGCTGGCAACGTTACATGCATATGAGAAATATCCTACTCATCTTTATGTTTTTGACCTGCAATGCCATTGCAGAAGTAGATTTGGTCAAGGTAGATAAATCCGAGAACAAGCTCTATCTGCTGGATGGAGAAAAGGTGGTTCGTGAATATCATGTTGCTTTTGGTAAGAATCCAAAAGGCCACAAGCAGCAAGAGGGCGATGAAAAGACACCTGAAGGTCGCTACATCCTAGACTACAAAAAGGAAGATTCATCATTTTATAGAGCTATGCATGTCTCATATCCTAATCAGAAGGATAAGGATGTCGCTGAAGAACTGGGTGTTTCCCCTGGTGGTTTCATAATGGTTCATGGTCAAAGAAATTGGCTGGGTTGGTTTTCACCAATAACTCAGCGTTTTAATTGGACTAACGGTTGTATAGCCTTAACAAACAGTGAAATGGATGAGTTCATGGATCTGGTAAAGGTGGGAACTCCGATTGAAATTCAGTGGTAAGGGGCATGTAACAAGGTGCGGCAGACCGACGTCTTACTTTGTGCACTTTTTGCGCAGTCGCTACGCTCCTATCTTTGCACAAAAAATGCACAAAGTAAGCCGCCGCTGCGCACGGCGTTATTGTGGCGGTCATTTTTTAGATGGTTTGTAGTTGTTGCAAGTATCAATTTCTAACTGCGCTCGCTTCTCCAGAGAGCTTTTTCTACCCGCTGGTACCGCAGTTTCTTTCAACTGCCTTCGTTTTAAGTCAGTAAGCCAGTTGCGCCATCGTTGAGTGCCAGTCGGATAGTTAATTGGTGGGGAAAGTATGGTATTTTCTCTGTAAATTTATCGGGCAGTGGCCAGCCAAAGTTGGCTGGCAGAGGGCATGTAGGCTGTTCAGTACGCGCCAGCTATAACCAGGCCAGGCAAGAACGCCCAGCCGGCGGCTGGGCTGGACAGCCTACGCTCCGCTTCGGCTGCCCTTGCTGGCAACGTTATGAGTAGCTTATGAATAGAGATCGCGATTTAATCGAAGCGTTTGAAAATTTAGATCTTGCAGCTATGAGGTCTGCAATTGAGATGGGAGCGGATATTAATTGCCCACACCCTGATGGCGGGTCAATATTATCTGTAGCTGTCGATAGTGCTATAGATAGCTGTATTCAGTCTGGAGGTGGTCCAGGAGATGAGGAGCTAGAATTCGTCGAACTCTTACTAAACAGCGGTGCGGATATATTCCTTAAATTTGGTGATTCATCAAGTGCCATTGAATGTGCAAAAGCTTATAAATCAGTAAAAAACATAGTAGTGTATCTTGAGAGTTTTCACTCATAACAAGCGGCTGCATTTCGCTCCGGCCTGCGGCCTCCACCGGACTCGCTACGCTCGCCGATGAGCCGGGCGTTATGAGTAGCGTATGAAAGACTTTCTTATTTCTTATATTAAGAGACTCTCCGGGTTGCAATCCGATGCGGCAAGTTACTCTAGAACAGAAAGATATTCAGCCTTTTGGTCGGTGGAAGTATTCTTGCAATGATGGTGGTTTTTGTATTGGCGCTAGTTAATGAAATATTTTTTGATAAATATTTTCACGATTTTATAGTGGTTTTTGGACGGGCTTCTTTAGGATGTTTCATTGTGGGGTTAATTCTCACAGTCTTGTCAGCTAATGATCTGGTATAGTTGTGTGCGAAGTACTCATAACAATCACGGGCAGTTTGCTCCGGCCCTTCGGGCCTCCGCGGGACGGCTTACCTCATGCACGCTTTGCGCGGGTCGCTATGCTCCCATTTTCGCGCAAAACGCGCATAAGGTAAGCCGCCCCTGCCGTGGGCGTTATACGTTAGGAGCTATGAAAGCATTTCTATTATCTCTGGCGCTCTTGATCTCAAGCTTTCAGGCTCTTGCTGAAGAATCATGTGAGCGTAATGTTCAGGATGATGGAGCGAGAAAAGCAGCAATTAGTTTCTTATCTCGTCAAGAGTATGTGGATGAGTATGAGAGATATCCCGAATCCACAATAGAGTCAGGCTGTTTCTGGATTGTTTCGTTTAAGCATAAAGACTGGAAAACTAGAAAGCCCTCGCGTGGCAAGGTGAGTGTTCATAAAACAACAGGGGAAACAAAGTGGCTTCCTTCAAGGTAAAAACGTATAACAAGCGGCAGCAGCATCGGCCCTTCGGGCCTGGACTCGCTACACTGCGTTTCGCTCGCCGCTGTGCCGGACGTTAAACCTCTATGAAGATTGAGCCATATAAAAAAGTCGGAGAAGTAAGCTTAGAAGTTCGAGAGGATGAGCTATTGCGTGACCTCGGAGATCCAAACAGAAAATCGACAAATAGCATTGGGCTTGTCGAATTCGACTTTGGCTCTAGAGTATTTCGTTTCGATCCATCTGGAGCCCTAGACGAAGTAACTATTGAATCTGAGGTTGTTGAGCTGGAAAGCGCATCTATACCATTTAAGTACCTCGCTGCACGCCTTAAAGCAGATGATGCTGGGGTGTTTGAAAAGTATGGTTTTATTGTCAGCCCAAAATTTGGGCTGGCTTTCGACCCAGAGCATAGCCCTTGGGTTACCGTATTAACAAAAAAGGGTTTAGCGGCATGGCAAAAGGTTTAACAAAGGCAGGCAGCATCGCCACTGCATGGCTGGACCTCGGTACCCTCGGCTGCTGCTGCCGGCGTTAAGCATAAATGAGTATGTAGCAAAATATGGAAGGTGTTTATATTGCAGTTGGCGTCGCAGCCTTGGTAGTAGCTGTCTTAGTGGCTCGATATATCAAGCGAACTGTAGTTGATGGGGCTCCACTTAAGAGTCTTGCGAGAGAGTTTGGCGAGGAGTTGCGCGTAGAAAGCGACAGTGGCTTGATCAGGGACTACGTCCGTTTACCTGCTTCCGCAGTTACCGCATGTACTGGGGTTAAAGAAAGCGGGGTGGTTATTTATAGTGTTGGTGTTTGCTCGGTGTTAATTCCCTGGAGTTCGGTGGTGAGAATTAATGTCACTAAAAAAACAAAATCACATTATTTGGCAGAGCTTAGTCTCGAAAAAGATGGTAAAAGTATTTCCAATGTATTTATACCTTGGCAATCAAACTACAAACAGTTTGTTCCTGCGTCTACTGGTTACGCAGAAGCAAATGCTTAACAAAGGCAGTAAGGGCGACGCTCGTATCTCGCGCGCCTTCTGCC encodes:
- a CDS encoding murein L,D-transpeptidase family protein codes for the protein MHMRNILLIFMFLTCNAIAEVDLVKVDKSENKLYLLDGEKVVREYHVAFGKNPKGHKQQEGDEKTPEGRYILDYKKEDSSFYRAMHVSYPNQKDKDVAEELGVSPGGFIMVHGQRNWLGWFSPITQRFNWTNGCIALTNSEMDEFMDLVKVGTPIEIQW
- a CDS encoding IS4 family transposase, with product MQDWVRDEVKNQVMGDTRLNKRLSNILSNLSSDPKNSIPCANKSWAETFAAYRFIENDKVNFDSIMSGHKSATVERIKAQPVVLIPQDTTFLNFATDLESKEMGTLRRKETNQQLLHTSIAITPSRDNLGIVEGSMWQRDKESSANSRYTKSIQDKESRRWLDHYESACQIQERCPETTIVSIADREGDIHEWFQLAEDQNEQRRASYIVRAKANRSLEIAGEDTTLLWDYMTKQKPVGKYTVNIPKRNGEQEREAKVSISTADVGLLGKGKSKRALSLYVVFAKEFNPPEGTKGIEWMLLTDLPVEDFKQARIIIEWYRSRWEIETYFRVVKGGCEIESNRFRTEQRMLNCIAIYMIIGWRLHSMTTRARRLPDTPCASVYSEKEWRMIWMMRDKTTPPNEPPSMRAITRMLAGLGGFLGRKGDGEPGVKTVWQGYTKLLHYMEAAEALSGVK